A portion of the Blautia hansenii DSM 20583 genome contains these proteins:
- a CDS encoding ABC transporter permease produces MRGLLRLVEVEFYKLRRKKVMWMMLLAALVMPFFAFLYFGYLGKKNIEPVLFYKWSAFGFTLFLILPFILGLLSIMLLHDENRYDMLKQLWIVPVSKAGYFFGKFFMVFLYSLCFMMINAAASVLFSVIPNYVAFDWRSIAFLVERCLEIAGLTAFAILPVFAVTVSQKGYIFPMCITLIYIFAGFFITPVNSYLHPLSCISVIISRGGVIPGVALLEPNLPLAFFSMCVWGIASVVLAVATLGKRK; encoded by the coding sequence GTGAGGGGATTGCTTAGATTGGTGGAAGTTGAATTTTATAAGCTGCGCCGCAAAAAAGTAATGTGGATGATGCTTCTGGCTGCTCTTGTTATGCCGTTTTTTGCTTTTTTATATTTTGGTTATTTGGGAAAGAAAAATATAGAGCCTGTACTTTTTTATAAATGGTCTGCTTTCGGTTTTACATTGTTTCTTATACTGCCGTTTATTTTAGGGCTTTTGAGCATTATGCTGCTGCATGATGAAAACCGGTATGATATGTTAAAACAGCTTTGGATTGTACCGGTGAGTAAAGCGGGATATTTTTTCGGCAAATTTTTTATGGTATTTCTTTATTCTCTCTGTTTTATGATGATTAATGCAGCGGCTTCCGTATTATTCAGTGTAATTCCCAATTATGTGGCTTTCGATTGGAGGAGTATTGCTTTTTTGGTGGAAAGATGTTTGGAGATTGCAGGATTGACTGCTTTTGCGATTTTGCCTGTTTTCGCAGTGACGGTTTCTCAAAAAGGATATATTTTTCCTATGTGCATAACGCTCATTTATATTTTTGCCGGATTTTTTATAACGCCTGTAAATTCTTATTTGCATCCGCTTTCCTGTATTTCCGTAATTATCTCCAGAGGAGGAGTAATTCCGGGGGTTGCACTTTTAGAACCAAATCTTCCTCTTGCATTTTTCAGTATGTGTGTATGGGGAATTGCTTCTGTGGTATTGGCTGTCGCTACATTGGGTAAAAGAAAGTAG
- a CDS encoding ABC transporter permease — protein sequence MKILLWAEFQKLRRSNIILFTVFAIVFTAVFVFLAGTTTASPEQMTVSSVGWYMTMTQVWETVLVLPAVIALLGSYMICREEQDDTIKNLSLIPVNERKLTAAKMIILFLFSILAYVLLFLLTFSIEMVLHASELSIKIFFDFLKMYLLEGIGVFFAVSPIIALVPYLKKNYWLALAVAEIYSFAGLFMSMSNTLRTFYPITAIFGVSGYYETTAQEKLCSLLVLLLCGIVALIFLKKLNRRR from the coding sequence ATGAAAATCTTATTATGGGCAGAATTTCAGAAACTCCGCCGTTCCAACATTATTTTATTTACAGTTTTTGCAATCGTTTTTACAGCTGTTTTTGTCTTTTTGGCAGGAACGACAACAGCATCTCCGGAACAAATGACAGTCAGCAGTGTAGGCTGGTATATGACAATGACGCAGGTATGGGAGACCGTTCTTGTGCTTCCTGCGGTAATTGCACTTTTGGGAAGCTACATGATTTGCCGTGAGGAGCAGGATGATACCATAAAAAATCTGAGTCTCATTCCTGTAAATGAAAGAAAATTAACAGCAGCGAAAATGATAATTCTCTTTCTTTTTAGCATTTTGGCTTATGTCTTGCTTTTTTTACTTACTTTTTCAATAGAAATGGTTTTGCATGCTTCGGAATTATCTATAAAAATATTCTTTGATTTTCTGAAAATGTACCTGCTGGAAGGAATAGGCGTCTTTTTCGCTGTTTCACCGATAATTGCCCTTGTGCCTTATTTGAAAAAGAACTATTGGCTGGCTTTGGCGGTAGCGGAAATCTATTCCTTTGCAGGCTTGTTTATGAGTATGTCGAATACTTTAAGAACTTTTTATCCGATAACGGCAATCTTTGGTGTTTCTGGTTATTATGAAACCACTGCGCAGGAGAAGCTATGCAGCCTTTTGGTTTTACTGTTGTGCGGTATAGTTGCACTTATCTTTCTGAAAAAATTAAACCGCAGGCGTTAA
- a CDS encoding heavy metal translocating P-type ATPase has protein sequence MNKKYKVTGMTCSACSSRVEKCVGKLDGVNTVSVNLLTNSMQIDFDESKLTEEKIADSVTQAGYGMEIPTVKSEKKEEKEDIVEKNIENMKKRTIWSFIFLIPLMYVAMGHMAGLPQPSFLRGDANAVSFALTQLLLCIPVLYINRAYFERGFRSLIHGAPNMDTLISVGSGASLIYGIFAIYRMGYGLGTQNMELVHRYLHDLYFESAVMILALINIGKYLEARSKGKTSEAIQKLMDLAPKTALVERNGQVVEIAAEDMLTGDILQVKPGSSIPADGVVIEGRTSVDEAAITGESMPVEKKEGDTVTAATLNKTGFIRMRAARVGQDTTFSQIIRLVEEASSSKAPIARMADKIAGIFVPTVMGIALLTGIVWLLMGAEFEFALSCAIAVLVISCPCALGLATPVAIMVGTGKGAENGILIKSGEALEITHNVQSVVLDKTGTITEGKPVVTDIISFGMSENKILEISAALEKKSEHPLAEAVLLKAKGMELPNAENFAAIPGKGITAKIQGNIYYAGNQKLMQEQGISCEKALSSMEKLSKEGKTPLILADEKQVFGIIGVADVVKPTSAKAIQELKKLGIQVIMLTGDNARTAKAIQKQLDIDTVIAEVLPQDKEREISRLQEEGKTVAMVGDGLNDAPALARSDVGIAIGAGTDVAIESADIVLMKNDLQDVATAIELSKAVIRNIKENLFWAFFYNVCGIPLAAGVLYPVFGLKLSPMFGAAAMSLSSLFVVSNALRLRFFHSLKKGKTQPESIQEKKEEKNMYTMKIEGMMCPHCQAAVTKALEALEGTKAEVNLEKKEAYVETGLEKEALKKAVEDAGYQVLSVE, from the coding sequence TTGAATAAAAAATATAAAGTAACAGGAATGACCTGCTCTGCATGCTCTTCCAGAGTTGAGAAGTGCGTGGGAAAGCTGGATGGAGTCAATACCGTCAGCGTCAATTTACTGACAAACAGCATGCAGATAGATTTTGATGAGAGTAAACTGACAGAAGAAAAAATAGCAGACAGCGTGACACAAGCTGGGTACGGGATGGAAATTCCCACAGTGAAATCTGAGAAAAAAGAGGAAAAAGAAGATATTGTAGAAAAAAATATTGAGAACATGAAAAAGCGTACCATCTGGTCCTTTATCTTCTTAATTCCCTTGATGTATGTGGCAATGGGACACATGGCAGGACTTCCACAGCCTTCCTTTTTAAGAGGAGACGCCAACGCAGTGTCCTTTGCATTGACACAGCTTCTTTTGTGTATACCTGTGTTGTATATCAACAGAGCTTATTTTGAAAGGGGATTTCGCTCTCTTATCCACGGAGCGCCCAATATGGATACATTGATATCCGTAGGCTCCGGGGCTTCTTTAATATATGGAATATTTGCCATTTATCGCATGGGATATGGTTTGGGTACTCAGAATATGGAGCTGGTACACCGTTATTTACATGATTTGTACTTTGAGTCAGCAGTGATGATACTTGCCTTAATCAATATCGGAAAATATTTGGAGGCACGTTCCAAAGGAAAAACAAGTGAAGCCATTCAAAAGCTCATGGACTTAGCGCCTAAGACAGCGCTGGTGGAAAGAAACGGACAGGTGGTGGAAATTGCAGCAGAAGATATGTTGACCGGAGATATTTTACAGGTAAAGCCGGGAAGCAGTATTCCGGCAGACGGTGTTGTAATTGAGGGAAGAACCAGCGTGGATGAGGCAGCCATTACAGGAGAGAGTATGCCTGTTGAAAAGAAAGAAGGAGATACGGTAACTGCAGCTACTTTAAATAAAACAGGATTTATCAGAATGAGAGCTGCCAGAGTGGGACAGGACACCACTTTTTCTCAGATTATCCGTCTGGTAGAGGAAGCCAGCTCCAGCAAAGCGCCGATTGCCAGAATGGCAGATAAAATTGCGGGAATTTTCGTTCCTACGGTTATGGGAATTGCGCTGCTTACGGGAATTGTCTGGCTGCTTATGGGAGCAGAATTTGAATTTGCATTGTCCTGTGCCATTGCAGTTTTAGTGATTTCCTGCCCCTGCGCTTTAGGTCTTGCCACACCGGTTGCCATTATGGTAGGAACAGGAAAAGGTGCGGAAAACGGAATTTTAATTAAATCCGGCGAAGCATTGGAAATCACTCATAATGTACAAAGCGTTGTATTAGACAAAACAGGAACTATTACAGAGGGTAAGCCGGTGGTTACCGATATTATCAGCTTCGGAATGTCCGAAAACAAAATTTTAGAAATCAGCGCAGCTCTGGAAAAGAAAAGTGAACATCCTCTGGCAGAAGCCGTGCTTTTAAAGGCAAAGGGCATGGAGCTTCCAAATGCGGAAAATTTCGCAGCAATTCCCGGAAAAGGAATTACTGCAAAAATTCAGGGGAACATTTATTATGCAGGAAACCAAAAATTGATGCAGGAACAGGGAATTTCCTGTGAAAAGGCGTTAAGCAGTATGGAAAAGCTTTCCAAAGAAGGAAAGACACCTCTTATTTTGGCAGATGAGAAACAGGTGTTTGGTATAATCGGTGTTGCCGATGTGGTAAAACCAACCAGCGCAAAGGCAATTCAGGAGTTGAAAAAACTGGGTATTCAGGTTATTATGCTTACAGGCGATAATGCCAGAACAGCAAAAGCAATTCAAAAGCAGCTGGATATTGATACAGTGATTGCCGAGGTTCTTCCACAGGATAAAGAAAGAGAGATTTCCAGACTTCAGGAGGAAGGAAAGACCGTAGCCATGGTAGGGGACGGATTAAATGATGCGCCGGCTCTTGCAAGATCAGATGTAGGAATTGCCATTGGAGCAGGAACAGATGTTGCCATTGAAAGCGCAGACATTGTCCTGATGAAAAACGATTTACAGGATGTGGCAACTGCCATAGAACTGAGTAAAGCAGTTATCCGAAATATTAAGGAAAATTTATTCTGGGCATTCTTTTATAATGTATGTGGAATTCCCCTTGCGGCAGGAGTGCTTTATCCGGTATTCGGATTGAAATTAAGCCCTATGTTCGGAGCGGCGGCTATGAGTCTCAGTAGTCTTTTTGTTGTAAGTAACGCATTGCGATTACGATTTTTTCATTCTCTGAAAAAGGGAAAAACACAGCCTGAAAGTATTCAGGAGAAAAAGGAGGAAAAAAATATGTATACAATGAAAATCGAAGGAATGATGTGCCCGCACTGTCAGGCAGCAGTTACAAAAGCGTTAGAAGCTTTGGAAGGAACAAAAGCAGAAGTGAATTTAGAGAAAAAAGAAGCTTATGTAGAAACAGGACTTGAAAAAGAAGCTTTAAAGAAAGCAGTAGAAGATGCAGGCTATCAGGTGCTTTCAGTAGAATAG
- a CDS encoding YlmC/YmxH family sporulation protein, translating to MRVCELKQKEVINICTCKTLGCPLDVEFNCKTGKIEALIVPVPGKMCGLFGSVSEYVIPFSCIRQIGEDIILVEIQEEKFLRKE from the coding sequence ATGCGTGTATGTGAGCTGAAGCAAAAAGAAGTCATCAATATCTGTACCTGTAAAACTTTGGGCTGTCCTTTAGATGTGGAGTTTAATTGTAAAACAGGGAAAATAGAAGCGCTGATTGTGCCTGTTCCGGGGAAAATGTGTGGATTATTTGGCTCTGTCAGTGAATATGTTATTCCTTTCTCCTGTATTCGCCAGATTGGGGAGGATATTATTCTGGTGGAAATACAGGAGGAGAAATTCCTCAGAAAGGAATAG
- a CDS encoding ABC transporter ATP-binding protein: MRDWIIETKHLTKKYGNQTAVRDVNLHVEKGHIYGLLGRNGAGKTTIMKMILGLTSMTSGSAEVFGKNIKGNEKRIYPRIGAMIEAPGFYPNLTGTENLEIFAKLRGTSAPDAVKKALEVVGLLYRDKKIFSKYSLGMKQRLGIANAILHDPEVLILDEPTNGLDPIGIAKMREFIKKLSTEKGKTILISSHILSEIALLADDIGIIDKGVLLEESSMEELEKKNRKYILLQVSDIPKTILVLERRFQVKDYSVQDEQTIRIYDTELNMGELNKALVMEAIAVLSSGICNDTLEDYFKKLTGGEGIA; this comes from the coding sequence ATGAGAGATTGGATAATTGAAACAAAACACTTGACGAAAAAATACGGAAATCAAACAGCAGTACGTGACGTCAATCTTCATGTGGAAAAAGGACATATCTATGGTTTGCTGGGACGTAACGGTGCAGGAAAGACAACGATTATGAAAATGATTTTAGGATTAACGTCTATGACCTCCGGCAGTGCAGAGGTATTTGGCAAAAACATAAAAGGCAATGAAAAAAGGATATATCCTCGTATTGGTGCGATGATAGAAGCTCCCGGTTTTTATCCAAATCTGACAGGAACAGAAAACCTTGAAATTTTTGCAAAGCTTCGTGGTACGTCTGCCCCTGATGCCGTAAAGAAAGCGTTGGAAGTAGTAGGACTTCTGTATAGAGATAAAAAAATTTTTTCGAAGTATTCTCTGGGTATGAAGCAGCGTTTAGGAATTGCCAATGCAATTTTGCATGATCCGGAGGTATTGATATTAGATGAGCCCACTAATGGCTTAGACCCTATTGGTATTGCAAAAATGCGGGAATTTATAAAAAAGCTAAGTACAGAGAAAGGAAAAACAATTTTAATTTCCAGCCATATTCTTTCAGAAATCGCACTTCTTGCAGATGACATCGGAATTATTGACAAAGGCGTTCTTTTAGAAGAAAGCAGCATGGAGGAGCTGGAAAAGAAAAACAGGAAATATATTTTATTACAGGTTTCCGACATTCCAAAAACCATTTTGGTTTTAGAACGCAGATTTCAGGTAAAGGATTATTCTGTTCAGGATGAGCAGACCATACGTATTTATGATACGGAATTAAATATGGGAGAGCTAAATAAGGCTCTTGTTATGGAAGCTATTGCAGTGCTTTCCTCCGGAATTTGCAATGATACCTTGGAAGATTATTTCAAGAAGCTTACAGGAGGTGAGGGGATTGCTTAG
- a CDS encoding bifunctional 4-hydroxy-2-oxoglutarate aldolase/2-dehydro-3-deoxy-phosphogluconate aldolase: protein MSTVTEKISTLGVVPVVVLEDAKDAAPLAKALVEGGLPCAEVTFRTDAAEESIKIMTSEYPDMFVGAGTVLTIEQVDRAVAAGAKFIVSPGFDPEIVDYCLSKEIPVFPGCITPSEVAQAVKRGLKVVKFFPAEQFGGVATIKAMAAPYVGLKFMPTGGVSAKNLESYLSCDKIVACGGSWMVKGDLVKAGKFDEIKAMTEEAVKLVAEIRNK from the coding sequence ATGAGCACAGTTACAGAAAAGATTTCAACACTTGGCGTTGTACCCGTTGTTGTATTAGAAGATGCAAAGGACGCAGCGCCTTTGGCAAAAGCATTAGTAGAAGGCGGACTTCCATGTGCAGAGGTAACTTTCCGCACAGATGCAGCAGAGGAGTCTATTAAAATTATGACTTCTGAATATCCTGATATGTTTGTGGGAGCCGGTACAGTTCTTACCATTGAACAGGTAGACCGTGCAGTAGCAGCAGGAGCAAAATTTATTGTAAGCCCGGGATTTGATCCGGAAATTGTAGATTATTGTTTAAGTAAAGAAATTCCTGTATTTCCGGGATGTATTACACCGTCTGAAGTAGCACAGGCAGTGAAAAGAGGATTAAAGGTTGTAAAATTCTTCCCGGCAGAGCAGTTCGGCGGTGTTGCAACAATCAAAGCAATGGCAGCTCCTTATGTGGGATTGAAGTTCATGCCCACAGGCGGTGTCAGCGCAAAAAATCTGGAAAGCTATTTAAGCTGTGATAAAATTGTTGCATGTGGCGGAAGCTGGATGGTAAAAGGCGATTTAGTAAAAGCAGGTAAATTTGACGAAATTAAAGCAATGACAGAAGAAGCTGTGAAGCTGGTAGCAGAAATCAGAAATAAATAA
- a CDS encoding sensor histidine kinase codes for MKSYLFLGLILTGGISLCLLLKLYRIRQQISLIKEVLEDIKAGNLNRRVLAQDKDETQQICYDINEIAENSQAQLIRQKQAEQAYKSLMTGLSHDVKTPLASLVGYLEAVENGIVSGEEKEEYIHVAFEKAQHLKCFVEHLFEWVKLDAGEQLFYFEVLDINEVSRNIVADWIPVLESRAFQYEIVIPEQEYLISVDVNAYNRIINNLLQNIITHSQGNKIKFQILENEQEMKIILEDNGKGISGEQLPHIFEKLYQCDNARSGKGNGLGLAITKELVSAHKGIITAESILDKGTKFIISLPKNKITR; via the coding sequence ATGAAAAGTTATCTTTTTCTCGGTCTTATCCTTACCGGAGGCATTAGCCTCTGTCTTTTGCTGAAGCTGTATCGTATCCGTCAACAGATTTCTCTTATCAAGGAGGTTCTGGAGGATATCAAAGCAGGAAATCTAAACAGGCGTGTTCTGGCTCAAGATAAGGACGAAACACAGCAGATTTGTTACGATATCAATGAGATAGCCGAAAACAGTCAGGCACAGCTTATCCGTCAGAAACAGGCGGAACAGGCGTATAAAAGCTTGATGACCGGACTTTCTCATGACGTGAAAACGCCCCTTGCTTCGCTGGTGGGATACTTAGAAGCGGTGGAAAACGGAATAGTCAGCGGAGAAGAAAAAGAGGAGTATATCCATGTGGCATTTGAAAAAGCACAGCATTTGAAGTGTTTTGTGGAGCATTTATTTGAATGGGTAAAATTAGATGCAGGAGAGCAGCTCTTTTATTTTGAAGTCCTAGATATAAACGAAGTATCACGAAATATTGTAGCAGACTGGATACCTGTTTTGGAAAGCAGAGCTTTTCAGTATGAGATTGTGATACCGGAACAGGAATATTTAATTTCTGTTGATGTAAATGCCTATAATCGTATTATCAATAATCTTCTGCAAAACATCATTACTCATAGTCAGGGGAATAAAATAAAATTTCAGATTTTGGAAAATGAGCAGGAAATGAAAATCATTTTGGAAGATAATGGAAAAGGGATTTCAGGAGAGCAGCTTCCTCATATTTTTGAAAAATTATATCAATGCGACAATGCCCGCTCCGGCAAGGGGAACGGTTTGGGACTTGCCATTACAAAGGAACTGGTAAGCGCACATAAAGGAATAATTACAGCGGAAAGTATCCTTGATAAAGGAACGAAATTTATCATATCACTTCCTAAAAATAAGATTACAAGGTAA
- a CDS encoding metal-sensing transcriptional repressor, whose protein sequence is MRADKAQINRLLKTARGQIDGILKMVEEDRYCMDIAHQLMATEAVLNRANKEILTAHLKSCVTGAKTDEEREEKVDEMVALLGKIL, encoded by the coding sequence ATGAGAGCAGATAAAGCACAGATAAACCGATTATTAAAGACAGCCAGAGGCCAGATTGACGGTATTTTGAAAATGGTGGAGGAAGACCGTTACTGTATGGATATAGCGCATCAGCTTATGGCAACAGAAGCTGTTTTAAACAGGGCAAATAAAGAAATCCTCACAGCACATTTAAAAAGTTGTGTGACAGGAGCAAAGACAGATGAAGAAAGAGAAGAAAAAGTAGATGAAATGGTAGCTTTATTGGGTAAAATCTTATAA
- a CDS encoding sugar kinase, whose protein sequence is MRRDFDLLSLGEILLRLSPPDNERIVRGDTFQKQVGGAELNVVSGVSLLGLRTGMISMLPDNALGTYAKNRVRFCGVSDDYLIYDKDTDARLGIYYYENGAYPRKPSVVYDRKHASFCKFSADDFPEEMYGSTRCFHTTGITLALSENTRKNAIEMIKRFKENGTIISFDVNFRGNLWTGDEARECIETILPYVDIFFCSEETAKLTFLKQGNVYEIMKSFTEEYPISFVASTQRVVHSPKVHSFGSVFYNAKEDKFYEEEPYKNIEVVDRIGSGDAYISGALYGLLKHNFNCRKALEYGNATSAVKNTIPGDLPSSGLDEIERIIKNHQSTGLQLEMDR, encoded by the coding sequence ATGAGAAGGGATTTTGATTTATTGTCACTTGGGGAAATTTTACTGCGTCTGTCACCTCCTGATAATGAGAGGATTGTAAGAGGCGATACCTTTCAAAAACAGGTGGGCGGTGCAGAATTAAATGTGGTTTCCGGCGTATCTTTGCTGGGACTTCGCACAGGTATGATTTCCATGCTGCCGGATAATGCCTTGGGAACTTATGCAAAAAACCGTGTGCGTTTTTGCGGTGTCAGCGATGATTACCTGATTTATGACAAGGATACAGATGCAAGACTTGGAATTTATTACTACGAAAACGGTGCATATCCCAGAAAACCCAGCGTGGTTTATGACAGAAAGCATGCGTCCTTTTGCAAGTTTTCCGCAGATGATTTTCCGGAGGAAATGTACGGCTCAACAAGATGCTTCCATACCACAGGAATTACACTGGCATTGTCAGAAAATACCCGTAAAAATGCCATAGAAATGATAAAGCGGTTTAAAGAAAATGGGACAATTATTTCCTTTGATGTGAATTTTCGGGGAAATCTCTGGACAGGAGATGAGGCAAGGGAATGTATCGAAACAATTTTGCCGTATGTGGATATTTTCTTCTGCTCGGAAGAAACAGCAAAACTGACTTTCTTAAAACAGGGAAACGTCTATGAAATTATGAAAAGCTTTACAGAGGAATATCCGATTTCCTTTGTTGCTTCTACACAGAGGGTAGTACATAGCCCGAAGGTACATTCTTTCGGCTCTGTATTTTATAATGCCAAAGAAGATAAGTTTTACGAAGAAGAACCTTATAAAAATATTGAGGTGGTGGACCGAATTGGAAGTGGGGATGCCTACATTTCAGGGGCTTTGTACGGGCTGTTAAAGCATAATTTTAACTGCCGAAAAGCTTTGGAGTACGGCAATGCTACCAGTGCGGTGAAAAATACCATTCCGGGGGACTTGCCTTCCAGCGGATTAGATGAAATTGAGCGTATTATAAAAAATCATCAAAGTACAGGACTTCAGCTAGAAATGGACAGATAG
- a CDS encoding DUF1648 domain-containing protein — translation MFHKEKLTTTPYQKVLNLLSFLLFLGLFLYPVLIWSKIPDEIPTHYNFAGEADAFGSKSSILIPSLIGALLYGLLLFVGHFPDIWNVPVKITAENKDWVYRNIKSLLSTMNFLIMLLYFYINYRSASQKDLNPVIIIGVIIFLFTSILYFCLRCKKTPPSPKDVS, via the coding sequence ATGTTCCATAAAGAAAAACTTACAACAACACCCTATCAAAAAGTTTTAAATCTGTTATCTTTCCTTCTTTTTCTGGGATTATTCCTTTATCCTGTCCTGATTTGGTCTAAGATACCGGATGAAATCCCTACTCACTATAACTTCGCCGGAGAGGCAGATGCTTTTGGGAGCAAATCTTCTATACTGATACCTTCCCTTATCGGAGCGCTTCTCTACGGACTGCTGCTTTTTGTCGGTCATTTTCCCGATATCTGGAACGTTCCTGTTAAAATTACTGCTGAAAATAAGGACTGGGTATATAGAAATATAAAAAGTCTTCTCTCTACCATGAATTTCCTTATTATGCTTCTTTATTTTTACATAAATTATCGGTCTGCTTCGCAAAAAGACTTAAATCCGGTTATCATTATCGGAGTGATTATTTTCCTGTTTACTTCTATTCTCTACTTTTGCCTAAGATGTAAAAAGACACCCCCGTCACCAAAGGATGTCTCTTAA
- a CDS encoding sugar kinase — protein sequence MAKKVITFGEIMLRLAPEGYYRFVQADTFGATYGGGEANVAVSLANYGFDAKFVTKLPKHEIGQAAINSLRKYGVDTTEIVRGGDRVGIYFLEKGASQRPSKVIYDRAGSSIATAQASDFDWKKIFDGADWFHFTGITPALNDEVANICLEACKAAKEAGLTISCDLNYRNKLWSKEKAGQVMGEICKYVDVCIANEEDAADVFGIKAANTDVTTGTVNHEGYKDVAKQLADRFGFQKVAITLRESLSANDNNWSAMLYDGQDYYFSKKYKMHIVDRVGGGDSFGGGLICACLNGYDAQSTIEFAVAASCLKHSIEGDFNMVSMDEVTKLAGGDGSGRVQR from the coding sequence ATGGCAAAAAAAGTAATTACTTTTGGTGAAATTATGTTGAGACTGGCACCGGAAGGATATTATCGCTTTGTACAGGCAGATACCTTCGGAGCAACTTACGGCGGCGGAGAAGCAAACGTAGCAGTTTCTCTTGCAAATTATGGATTTGATGCAAAATTTGTTACAAAACTTCCAAAACATGAAATCGGACAGGCTGCTATCAATTCTTTAAGAAAATACGGTGTGGATACTACTGAGATTGTACGTGGCGGCGACAGAGTAGGCATTTATTTCTTGGAAAAAGGAGCTTCTCAGAGACCTTCCAAAGTTATTTACGACCGTGCAGGTTCTTCTATTGCCACTGCACAGGCTTCTGATTTTGACTGGAAGAAAATTTTTGACGGAGCAGACTGGTTCCACTTTACAGGAATTACACCTGCATTAAACGATGAAGTTGCAAATATTTGTCTGGAAGCTTGTAAAGCTGCAAAAGAAGCAGGTCTTACCATTTCCTGTGACTTAAATTACAGAAATAAATTATGGTCTAAAGAAAAAGCCGGTCAGGTAATGGGTGAAATCTGCAAATACGTAGATGTTTGTATTGCAAATGAAGAAGATGCAGCAGACGTATTCGGCATTAAAGCCGCAAACACAGATGTTACAACCGGTACAGTAAATCATGAAGGCTATAAAGATGTTGCAAAACAGCTGGCAGACCGTTTTGGTTTCCAGAAGGTTGCCATTACATTGAGAGAGTCCTTATCTGCCAACGACAACAACTGGTCTGCAATGTTATATGACGGACAGGATTACTATTTCAGCAAAAAATACAAAATGCACATTGTTGACCGTGTAGGCGGTGGCGACTCCTTTGGCGGCGGATTGATTTGTGCTTGCTTAAACGGATATGATGCACAGTCTACCATCGAATTTGCAGTAGCGGCATCTTGTCTGAAACATTCTATTGAAGGTGACTTTAACATGGTTTCCATGGATGAAGTGACAAAGCTTGCAGGAGGAGACGGTTCAGGCCGTGTGCAGAGATAA
- a CDS encoding IclR family transcriptional regulator: METKNPIQVADRLFLILETLAETGPVTLAELCSHLDLNKSTVHRLLCSLIYMGYVKQEGETGKYSLSFKLLALSNKLLARMDILDTVRPYLKKLSRLTGETVHFVQREHTDAVYIYKEESYQNSIRMVSKVGSRIPLYCSGVGKAIAADLDEAQIKALWENSSIQKLTPHTITDYAQFLKKIEEVRKKGYALDDEENELGVRCIAVSIPDYRNKPKYAFSISAPVVRMSDSRIQELSKIALEIKSEICSTMK, translated from the coding sequence ATGGAAACGAAAAATCCAATTCAGGTGGCTGACCGCCTTTTTCTTATTCTGGAAACCTTGGCAGAAACCGGTCCTGTTACACTTGCAGAGCTTTGCAGCCATCTTGACTTAAATAAAAGTACGGTTCACAGACTTCTATGCTCACTCATCTACATGGGTTATGTGAAGCAGGAAGGGGAAACCGGTAAATATTCTCTTTCCTTTAAGCTGCTGGCGCTTTCCAATAAGCTGCTGGCACGTATGGATATTCTGGATACCGTCAGACCTTATTTAAAAAAGCTTTCCAGGCTTACAGGGGAAACAGTTCATTTTGTTCAGCGAGAACACACCGATGCAGTCTATATTTATAAAGAAGAGTCGTATCAAAATTCCATTCGCATGGTTTCTAAGGTTGGCAGTCGTATCCCCCTTTACTGCTCCGGTGTAGGAAAAGCCATCGCGGCAGATTTAGACGAAGCGCAAATCAAGGCTCTGTGGGAAAACAGCTCCATTCAAAAGCTGACGCCTCACACTATTACTGATTATGCCCAGTTTTTGAAAAAAATTGAAGAAGTAAGAAAAAAAGGATATGCTCTTGATGATGAAGAAAACGAACTGGGAGTCCGCTGTATTGCCGTAAGCATACCGGACTATCGAAATAAGCCCAAATATGCTTTTTCCATTTCCGCCCCTGTGGTACGGATGTCAGACTCCCGTATTCAAGAATTATCCAAAATTGCTCTGGAAATTAAAAGTGAAATTTGCAGTACCATGAAATAA